Below is a genomic region from Deltaproteobacteria bacterium.
CCGCTGGCTCACAGCGACGCCTCGCCACGCTTGCCGAGATTGCGGAACATGGGCGTGGCTGGCAGCGGCGCCAGCTGCGGCGCTATCGCCGCCGGCGCCGCCACGATGGGCTCATCGGCTTGACTGCAGCCGCCGCTGAGCGCGAGCAACAGTAGCAGAGAACCGGCCACAACCACGCGCAGACCTGACAGTCGCCGGCTCAACTCAGTAGCGCGGAACACCGGGGTCCACCGTTTGCGACCAGCGGTCGATGCCGCCAGCGAGGTTGCTGACGTGCTCGAAGTCACGCTGGGCCAAGAAAGCCGCCACATTGGCACTGCGGATGCCATGGTGGCATAGGACCACGATCTCGCGCCCGGGATCGAGCTCATGCAATCGGCCGGGCAGTTCGGTCAGCGGGATGTGAATCGACCCGGGCACCTGCGCCAGCGCCACTTCTTCCGGCTCGCGCACATCGAGCACCACAACGTCATCGCCGCGGTCGAGCCGCTGCTTGAGCTCTGGCGGACTGATTGCGGCCAACATGGCGAACAAGGTAGCAAGAAGGACGTGTTCGGCAAGTGCGGCCCCGCGCGATCAACGAAGACGGGCACTACGCGGCGGCGAGCGACAAAGCCTGTCGCGGGCAACGGCGCACAGCGGCCTCGACCTTGGCGCGCAGCGCCTCGTCGGGGTCGGCAACGAGCAGTCGCGCACGATCATCGTCGCCGACGATGAAAACCTCGGGGCACATCTTCACGCACACCGCGTTGCCTTCGCAACGGTCGTAGTCAACCACGATCTTCATCAAGAGCCTGCCCTCCCCGCCGCCGCGCCGGCTACGATCAGTGCCAGCGCCGCCCTACTTCCCAAAACGCGTCAGTGCGCTGGAGTCGAACAGCTCCGGCGCCAGCGGTACGCGGCGGTAGAATGGCGCTTGCGGGTCCGCCCGCAAGCCGCTGACAGTGGCGCGGTTAGCTTTGACGTTCTCCGCGCACGCATAGGCCATGGTCGCCGCCGGCAACCACTCACCGGCGTCACCTTCACTGGCGCGATGATTTACCCGCGCGCCGAGCACGTACGAGTTGATCAGCTCGCCGTTCCAGCTGAATTTTCGGTTCCAGGTGCCATCCCACGTCTCCGCGTCGACCCACAGCTCAATGCGCCCGTAGAGGTAGTACTTGTCGCGCGGAATGGCCTCGACCACCCAGAAGCGCCGCTTGGCCAGCGCCAACCCCGCCGGGGCCCAGGAAATACCGCTCCAGCCGGGAACCTGAAAGCCGGTCGAGGGCGTGTTGGCGTAGGTCAGCGTGCTCCAACCCCCGCCGGGCACGGCTGCGATCTTGACCGGTGTGACGACCGACTCGGGGTCAACGTAGCGCAGCGCGTCGCGTTGGCCGACGAGCTTCCACTCGAAATCTTCCGGCTTACCGTCAAAGGCGAAGCCGTCGTCGCCGCTGATGTCCGAGCCCAAGTATCCATCCGAGCGATTGGCCGGGCTGACCGCGCGCACCCGGCGCAGCGCCGGGATGAACGCCCACACCGAGTCACGCTTGTCGGCTTCGCGATAGCGCCACGACAGCGAGGCCGTGCCTTGCAAGTCCGCTGGCTGGAGCGACACGCCCAAGAACTGGCTCTGCAGGTTCAGCGGGTTCACCTGGCGGTACTTCTCGCTCTGGCCGTCGAGGAAATTGAACCACCCGTCGGCGACAATGGCGCGTTCGATTCCCTTGGGGTTGAGCATGGCGACCAGGGTCTTGTTGTAGGAGTTGCCGCCTGCCCAATAAGCGAGGAACTGATTCCAGACGATCTTGAGCGCCGCCTTGGGATCATTGGGGTCGATGTTGGGGAAGGGGATGCCGTAGTAGTAGCCGGGTTGCTTGCCCGTGCTCTTGTCGATGATGGTACCGCGGCCATCGACATCGAGCTGGGTAACGTTTTGTTTGGAGGCCTCTTCCCAAGCCTTTTCCCAATGCAGATTGCCGGTCGGATAGGCGACGATGCGATTGCGATATTCCCCGGTCTGGTAGTGTTTGAGCAGCTCCGGCGGCAGCAGCTCCTTGGCCAGCTGATAATTGCTCTGATCGAGCATGTCGCCGAGCTTGAGCCCGGGGGCGACTTCTTCCGGCGTTGCCTGCGCGCCGCCGGCACCTGCTTGGGCAAGTGACATCACCAGAAACAGAGCGATGGAACGAGCGAAGAGTCTTCTCATCATGGAGTGACCTCTTTCGTGACTCAGCGGCGGGCGCGTTCAACGCCCACCGAGTAACGGCCGGCTAGTCATCGGCCTTTGAACACCGGTTTACGCTTCTCTTTGAACGCTTTGGTACCTTCCTTGGCGTCTTCCGACATCGAGACCGGAATGCCGATCTCCATCTCTTTCTCCAGCGCCTCGGCCGTCGGGCGCCCCAAGCCAGCCAGCACCGAGCGCTTGACGGCTTGCACCGCCAACGGCCCGTTGGCGGCGATGATCTCGGCGTAGCGCCGGGCCTCGGGCATGACTTGTGCCGGCGGCACGACTTTGTTGATCAGCCCCACGCGCCGCGCTTCGTCGGCCGAGAACTGCTCGCCGGTGAGCAGGATTTCCATCGCATTGCAGAACGGGATCTGGCGCGCCAAGCGGGCGGTCGAGCCGCCCATCGGGAACAAGCTCCACTTGACCTCAGCGATCGCAAAGCGGGCGTTGTCGGCGGCAATGCGGATATCGGTGGCCTGCAAGATCTCGGTTCCGCCGGCGACGCAGAAGCCCTTGATGGCGGCGATGATGGGCTTGCTGACCTCGAAGTTGCGCAGCAGGCCTTTGTAGATCAGCGAGTAGTCGTTGATGATGCGCTGATCGAATTCGGTCTCGGGTGGCCGCAGGCCCTGCATCATGCGCACCAGGCGGTCGAGATCGGCGCCGGCGCAGAAGGCATTCTCGCCCGCACCGGTGAGGATCGCGACGCGCACCTCGGGGTCGTCCTGGAGGTCTTGCCAGGCATCGGCCAGCCGGCACAGCATCTCGGCGTTGAGGGCGTTGCGCACCTCGGGCCGGTTCATGGTGACCACGGCAACGTGATCGTTCTTCTCGTACAGGGCCGCAGGTTCAGACATCGAATCAACTCACAAGCGGTGGTTACAACTCGCTACTGACGATCCAGATGGCGAAGTACTGCGCCCCACCGCCGTAAGCGTGGCCGAGCGCGGTCTTGGCGCCCTCGACCTGATGGGCGCCGGCGCGCCCCATCACCTGCAACGCGGCTTCGCCCAAGCGCAGCATGCCGGAGGCCCCGATCGGGTTGCTGCAGAGCACGCCGCCTGACGGATTGATCGGCAGCTGGGCGCCGAATCTCTGCTCGCCGCGATCGACGACCTTCCAACCCTCGCCGACGTCGCAGAAGCCGAGGTTCTCCAGCCACATCGCCTCGAACCACGAAAACGGCACGTAGATCTCGGCCACATCGATCTGGTTCCACGGGTCGGTGATACCGGCGCCGTCGTAGACGGCCTTGACGCAGACCTTGCCGGCGCGCGGACTCACTTGATCGCGTCCCGGCACCCACATCGCTTCGGCGTACGAGTAACCCGATTTCACCCACGCCGGCCGGCGCGGGCCTTTCTTGGCGGTGGCCTCGCTGGCCACGATCATGGCAATCGCCCCGTCCGACGAGGGGCAGGTATCGAGGTAGCGGATCGGGTCCCATAACATCGGCGAGTTCATCACGTCCTCGACCGTGATGGGCTCGCGCAGGTGGGCGTACTCGTTGCGGGTGGCGTTGTCGCGCGCGTTGGCCGCGATCATCGGGCCGATGTGCGGCGGCGCGCCGCTGCGGGCGATGTAGGCACGCACGTAAGGCGCAAAGTAGCCGCCGGCACCCGCCACCAGCGGCGCCACGAACGGCATGTTCGGCGACAGCGCCCACATCGCGTTGCCTTCGGACTGCTTCTCGAACGCGATCGTCAGCACCCGCTCGAACAGGCCGGAGGCCACATGGGTCACCGCCGTCAGGGCGGTGGAGGCGCCGACCGAGCCGGCGGTGTGCACGCGGATCACCGGCTTGAGGTGCCCGCCGACGGCACCGACGAGGAACTGCTCGGGCTGCATGACGCCTTCGAGCATGTCCGGAGCCTTGCCGAAGACGATCGCGTCGATGTCCTTATGTTCCAAGCCGGCATCGAGCAGCGCCCGATCAACCGCTTCGCGCACCAGGCCGGCGATGCTGACATCGGCCCGGCGCGAGCCGTGATGAGTTTGGCCGACTCCGACCACCGCCACCGGGCGCTTCATGACCACCTCCGCTCACGGCCGAGAACGAATACGAGGTTGTGTTGCAGACAATGCCCTTGGGAGGCATGGGCGATGCCGCGCCGGGCGCCGGCCACCGCGTGCGCCCCGGCGCCGCCGCTGAGCTGGCGGAACACCTCGCCGAGGCGAATTAGGCCGGTCATCAAGATCGGGTGGCCGGTGAGCGGTCCACCCGAGGGATTGATCGCCGGCCGGGTCGAGCCTTTGGCGTCGAGTCCCATCGCTTCACGCACAATCATTTCCTCGGCCGGAGTTGCCGCCGACAGCTCGAGCAGGTCGACCTCGTCGGCCCGCGACAGGCCGGCCATGGCCAGCGCCTTCTGCGCCGCTAAGGCCGTGCTCGCGCTGCGGCTCAAGTCGCGCCCGCCCAGCGCCTGCATCTCGGCACGCTGATCGAGGCCGTGGATCCACACCGGTTGTGAGCACAGCTTTTCCGCCTTGCCCTCGGCGGCCAAGATCAGACACACCGCGCTCTCGCCCACCGGCGGCAGGTAGCCGGTACGCAGCGGTTGCACCGCCCACGGCGTCCGGCGCAGCTCCTCCGCCGTGGCCGCCTGGCGCACTTGGGCATCGGGATTGCGGGCACCGGCGGCGCGGTTATGTGCGGCGATCTCGGCCAGATCATCATCGGTGGCGCCGCTGCGCGCCATGTAAGCGCTGGCTTGCAGTGCGGCGGTCGATTTCACGTCGAGGCCGATCGCCGCCAGGTAGTAGGGCTCGAGTTGCAGGTTGAGCACGTGCTCGGGGCTGCCCTCGGAGACCTTGCCGTAGCCGACCACCATGGCGCTATCGCAGTCGCCCGCCTGCATGCGCAGCCAGGCGTAGTAGGCGGCGAAGGCGGCGTCCATTTCGAGGTGGAGGTCCTGGCGCGGCGGCCACGAGCCCATGACGTCGAGGGCGGCGACGAAGCCGAACGGCCGGCCGTCGATGTAGTCGGCCGAGCCCGCCACCTGGTAGTCGATGGCGTCGCGCTCGACGCCGCAGTCGGCCAGCGCGCGGCGCACTTGCGGGTAGAGCATTTCTTGCGCCGTGTGGTGCTCGTCGCAGGCGACGATCGGCGCCTGCGCAAAGCCCACCACGGCCACGTTTCGCAACTTACTCATGGCATGCTCACAGTCGGCGGATGAACGATTCCATCGGCTCGTCCGGCTCGCCGGTCGGGCGGAAGTACATGATGTCTTCGTGATCGCCGTGGCGCTCGCCGTCGGGTTTCCACACCGCCTCGACCCGCATCCCCATGCGCACGGCTTCGGGTTGTACTTCGAGTATCAGCGCGAAGATCGACAGCGCCGCGCCGTCGAGCGCCACCGAGGCGGCCACGTAGGGGATTTGCAAGTCGCGCCCGATCACCGGGATGTTGACGATGCAGAAAGTAGTGATCACGCCCTTGTCGGCAACCTCGACGAACTCGGTGGCGGGGGCGAAACTCTCGGGCGAGTTGAGCAGCGGCGGCACGAAGACCTTGCCGGTCCGCGAGCACTTCGAGCCGAGGATCTTCTTGTCCTTCAACGCCCGCAGGTAGCGGGCGCGGTAGTCGCCGGCGACGTAGTGATAGGGCAGGTACACGTGCGACTGGACGTATTTCACCGGCTCTTTCGGTGGTTCATTCATAGCCATCTTCCCCGACTGTTTCCCCGACTGAAGACTCACTCACCGGCCCTTGATCCCCACCACTTGCCCTCGGCTCAACCGGTGACTCGAAAGCACTCCAGGTCGCGGATGCTACCCTGACGCGCCTCGTCCGCCGCCCACACCGCCGCCACCCGTGCGCCGACCTTGACCTTATCGAGGTCGCCCTTAACGACGTGCGCCAGCGCGGTGTCGGCGCCGTCGAGCTTGACCAGCACGAAAGCGAACGGGGACGAGCACGGGTGCAGCTTCTCGACCGGGTGGTGCACGATGGCGCACGCAGTGATGACGCCGGTGTCTTTGACCTCGACCCA
It encodes:
- a CDS encoding DUF1329 domain-containing protein; the encoded protein is MMRRLFARSIALFLVMSLAQAGAGGAQATPEEVAPGLKLGDMLDQSNYQLAKELLPPELLKHYQTGEYRNRIVAYPTGNLHWEKAWEEASKQNVTQLDVDGRGTIIDKSTGKQPGYYYGIPFPNIDPNDPKAALKIVWNQFLAYWAGGNSYNKTLVAMLNPKGIERAIVADGWFNFLDGQSEKYRQVNPLNLQSQFLGVSLQPADLQGTASLSWRYREADKRDSVWAFIPALRRVRAVSPANRSDGYLGSDISGDDGFAFDGKPEDFEWKLVGQRDALRYVDPESVVTPVKIAAVPGGGWSTLTYANTPSTGFQVPGWSGISWAPAGLALAKRRFWVVEAIPRDKYYLYGRIELWVDAETWDGTWNRKFSWNGELINSYVLGARVNHRASEGDAGEWLPAATMAYACAENVKANRATVSGLRADPQAPFYRRVPLAPELFDSSALTRFGK
- a CDS encoding rhodanese, which encodes MLAAISPPELKQRLDRGDDVVVLDVREPEEVALAQVPGSIHIPLTELPGRLHELDPGREIVVLCHHGIRSANVAAFLAQRDFEHVSNLAGGIDRWSQTVDPGVPRY
- a CDS encoding lipid-transfer protein, with the protein product MSKLRNVAVVGFAQAPIVACDEHHTAQEMLYPQVRRALADCGVERDAIDYQVAGSADYIDGRPFGFVAALDVMGSWPPRQDLHLEMDAAFAAYYAWLRMQAGDCDSAMVVGYGKVSEGSPEHVLNLQLEPYYLAAIGLDVKSTAALQASAYMARSGATDDDLAEIAAHNRAAGARNPDAQVRQAATAEELRRTPWAVQPLRTGYLPPVGESAVCLILAAEGKAEKLCSQPVWIHGLDQRAEMQALGGRDLSRSASTALAAQKALAMAGLSRADEVDLLELSAATPAEEMIVREAMGLDAKGSTRPAINPSGGPLTGHPILMTGLIRLGEVFRQLSGGAGAHAVAGARRGIAHASQGHCLQHNLVFVLGRERRWS
- a CDS encoding ferredoxin; translation: MKIVVDYDRCEGNAVCVKMCPEVFIVGDDDRARLLVADPDEALRAKVEAAVRRCPRQALSLAAA
- a CDS encoding Zn-ribbon domain-containing OB-fold protein, with amino-acid sequence MNEPPKEPVKYVQSHVYLPYHYVAGDYRARYLRALKDKKILGSKCSRTGKVFVPPLLNSPESFAPATEFVEVADKGVITTFCIVNIPVIGRDLQIPYVAASVALDGAALSIFALILEVQPEAVRMGMRVEAVWKPDGERHGDHEDIMYFRPTGEPDEPMESFIRRL
- a CDS encoding OB-fold domain-containing protein, giving the protein MSTPATAEPIAPMRQQLVMEFPYKHSTGETIGRFLAGLKEQKKIWGQRVAGQGVVVPPVGYSELDGSGGGEWVEVKDTGVITACAIVHHPVEKLHPCSSPFAFVLVKLDGADTALAHVVKGDLDKVKVGARVAAVWAADEARQGSIRDLECFRVTG
- a CDS encoding crotonase/enoyl-CoA hydratase family protein yields the protein MSEPAALYEKNDHVAVVTMNRPEVRNALNAEMLCRLADAWQDLQDDPEVRVAILTGAGENAFCAGADLDRLVRMMQGLRPPETEFDQRIINDYSLIYKGLLRNFEVSKPIIAAIKGFCVAGGTEILQATDIRIAADNARFAIAEVKWSLFPMGGSTARLARQIPFCNAMEILLTGEQFSADEARRVGLINKVVPPAQVMPEARRYAEIIAANGPLAVQAVKRSVLAGLGRPTAEALEKEMEIGIPVSMSEDAKEGTKAFKEKRKPVFKGR
- a CDS encoding thiolase domain-containing protein; the encoded protein is MKRPVAVVGVGQTHHGSRRADVSIAGLVREAVDRALLDAGLEHKDIDAIVFGKAPDMLEGVMQPEQFLVGAVGGHLKPVIRVHTAGSVGASTALTAVTHVASGLFERVLTIAFEKQSEGNAMWALSPNMPFVAPLVAGAGGYFAPYVRAYIARSGAPPHIGPMIAANARDNATRNEYAHLREPITVEDVMNSPMLWDPIRYLDTCPSSDGAIAMIVASEATAKKGPRRPAWVKSGYSYAEAMWVPGRDQVSPRAGKVCVKAVYDGAGITDPWNQIDVAEIYVPFSWFEAMWLENLGFCDVGEGWKVVDRGEQRFGAQLPINPSGGVLCSNPIGASGMLRLGEAALQVMGRAGAHQVEGAKTALGHAYGGGAQYFAIWIVSSEL